In Anaerolineales bacterium, one DNA window encodes the following:
- a CDS encoding ABC transporter permease, translated as MRRSKIVLLATAGFLMLPLVDTFLMYVLIDPERAREMGLIGMKAQLTAGSADWPTFLMVLFLGTALAGGMLGAFVTAWVFGREISDHTAKEWLATPTPRETTVGAKFLLIAGWMVGAALLAFWVGILLAWRSAVPGFSPDQLWYACGRQLLIILLTFMLMPFVALLASAGRGYLPALGWAFLTLVLAQIFAQLGWGEWFPWAVPAVLADASAPGGGQLEGHSLAVMALAFSAGLATTFAWWRSADHTR; from the coding sequence ATGCGCCGCTCGAAGATCGTTCTGCTGGCGACGGCCGGCTTCCTGATGCTTCCGCTTGTCGACACGTTCTTGATGTACGTTCTCATCGATCCCGAACGGGCGCGCGAGATGGGCTTGATCGGAATGAAGGCACAGCTGACTGCCGGCTCGGCCGATTGGCCCACGTTCCTCATGGTCCTCTTCTTGGGGACAGCGCTTGCGGGAGGCATGCTGGGCGCGTTCGTCACAGCATGGGTCTTCGGGCGCGAGATCTCGGACCACACCGCCAAGGAGTGGCTTGCCACGCCCACACCACGCGAGACTACCGTCGGAGCCAAGTTCCTGCTCATTGCAGGCTGGATGGTGGGAGCCGCACTGCTGGCATTCTGGGTGGGCATCCTCCTGGCCTGGAGAAGTGCTGTGCCCGGCTTCTCGCCCGATCAGCTGTGGTACGCCTGCGGCCGTCAGCTGCTCATCATCTTGCTGACCTTCATGCTCATGCCCTTTGTCGCCTTGCTGGCCAGCGCCGGACGAGGCTACCTCCCCGCGCTGGGTTGGGCATTCCTCACCCTGGTGCTGGCGCAGATCTTCGCGCAGCTGGGTTGGGGGGAGTGGTTCCCATGGGCGGTGCCGGCTGTGCTGGCCGATGCCTCTGCACCCGGCGGTGGCCAGCTCGAGGGGCACAGCCTGGCCGTCATGGCACTGGCGTTCAGCGCCGGGCTCGCCACAACCTTCGCCTGGTGGAGGAGCGCGGATCACACGCGCTAG